From Syntrophobacterales bacterium, a single genomic window includes:
- a CDS encoding phosphomethylpyrimidine synthase ThiC produces MREGVIASRIAAHIGDLEKGVAGAWQRNESMSRARRGFDWETMFQLSIDPVKARRVRCMTEDKDRDVCTMCGELCAIKTYSRFIDGNAA; encoded by the coding sequence GTGCGCGAAGGGGTGATCGCGTCGCGCATCGCAGCGCACATCGGGGATTTGGAGAAGGGGGTCGCCGGGGCGTGGCAGAGAAACGAAAGCATGTCCCGGGCCAGGAGAGGCTTCGACTGGGAAACGATGTTCCAGCTTTCCATCGATCCGGTGAAGGCAAGACGGGTCCGCTGCATGACCGAAGACAAGGACCGGGATGTCTGCACCATGTGCGGCGAGCTGTGTGCAATTAAAACGTACAGCCGCTTCATAGACGGCAACGCCGCATGA
- a CDS encoding GNAT family N-acetyltransferase has protein sequence MGDLHKIFNPRSIAVIGATDEAGSFGRAILENVLAPSNRVIYPVNPHRETVLDQTCWPDIGSVPKEVDLAIVATPAPTVPDVVDACGRAGVGGLIIISAGFRETGEAGACLEEEIIRINQTYKMRIVGPNCLGIIRPAENLNATFLKGNTESGGIAFISDAGSFGRTLFDWGLSSHIGFSAVVSLGSAIDVTFWDVIDFLFEDQHTKSIILYMEDIRGDVKRFVSAARCFARVKPIILLKPPGLKEGNCQGATHTGMMAGHEDVLNALFRRIGVVRVREAHDLFNAASILSSGNRPRGPRLAILTNAVGIGFIAARQLLADGGKLAELSETTIQTLDGVLPSWWNRGNPVHLLRDADVSRYVAAVEVVIKDPEVDGLLTIYTPQDFTNSEELAEALVLLCAKTDKPLLAAWMGGNDVQRGRELMREKGIPSYESAEAAVRAYIYMNQYERNLQILHETPAELPLDETPPKNHLKAIIRRSGRGDSLILAEDESQKFLRNYGIPVIATRTAGTIDAAIDAAREIGYPVVLKVASPDIVFRQDVGGVVTAIDSETTLRSAFQRIMDGVSHFAPEALVRGVVVQKMLEHIDYELIIGARKDGHFGAVILFGHGGTGVEMLRDFSVGLPPLNQMLARLLMEETGVYRMLQGFRGKQPADLRQIEQILVGFSRMIVDFPEILEMDINPLAVCQGKAVVLDARILVDREALAAKAPPYSHLVIAPYPTRHVTPWRLKDGTELILRPIRPEDEPLEFEMLSTCSQETIRSRYYQNIKNISHAMLVRSCHIDYGRDMTIVAELRADKKRRLVGIGSLTVDVNGGNAGEFAIIVHDDFQKRGLASKLLDVLIGIAEEKGLKEFYGFLEPTNGRMTYLCEKLGMTRSRSADELVRVSLPLDG, from the coding sequence ATGGGAGATTTGCACAAAATCTTCAATCCGCGGTCAATTGCCGTAATCGGCGCGACCGATGAGGCAGGCTCGTTCGGGCGGGCTATTCTGGAAAACGTTCTTGCTCCCTCCAACCGCGTCATTTATCCGGTCAACCCGCATCGCGAAACGGTGCTCGATCAAACCTGCTGGCCGGATATTGGCTCTGTGCCCAAAGAGGTTGATCTGGCAATAGTCGCAACCCCGGCGCCAACCGTTCCGGACGTGGTGGATGCCTGCGGGCGGGCCGGCGTCGGTGGGCTGATCATCATTTCAGCCGGTTTTCGGGAAACGGGAGAGGCGGGGGCTTGCCTCGAGGAGGAGATAATCCGCATCAACCAGACCTATAAAATGAGGATTGTGGGTCCCAATTGTCTGGGAATCATCAGGCCGGCGGAGAATCTCAATGCCACCTTCCTCAAGGGGAATACGGAAAGCGGCGGCATCGCGTTTATCTCGGATGCGGGGAGCTTCGGCAGAACCCTATTCGACTGGGGGCTCAGTTCTCATATAGGCTTCAGCGCGGTTGTTTCCCTTGGTTCGGCGATCGATGTAACATTCTGGGACGTTATCGATTTTCTCTTTGAAGATCAGCACACGAAGAGCATTATTCTCTACATGGAGGATATTCGGGGCGATGTTAAGCGTTTTGTCAGCGCCGCGCGCTGCTTTGCCCGCGTCAAACCGATTATTCTGCTTAAACCTCCGGGCTTGAAGGAAGGAAACTGTCAGGGAGCGACCCACACCGGAATGATGGCCGGCCATGAAGATGTTCTGAACGCCCTCTTCCGCCGCATTGGCGTAGTAAGAGTACGCGAGGCGCACGATCTCTTTAACGCGGCAAGCATCCTTTCTTCCGGGAATCGTCCCCGGGGACCGCGTCTGGCAATCCTGACAAACGCCGTGGGCATCGGCTTTATCGCTGCCAGACAGCTCCTTGCTGATGGCGGAAAACTGGCAGAACTGTCCGAAACAACAATCCAGACTCTCGATGGCGTTCTTCCGTCCTGGTGGAACAGGGGCAATCCCGTTCATCTGCTCCGCGACGCGGATGTTTCCCGCTATGTGGCGGCAGTGGAGGTTGTCATCAAGGATCCGGAGGTGGACGGGCTTTTGACGATATATACGCCTCAGGATTTTACCAACTCGGAAGAGCTGGCGGAGGCGCTGGTCCTGCTTTGCGCAAAAACGGACAAGCCGCTGCTTGCGGCCTGGATGGGTGGAAACGATGTTCAGCGCGGGCGCGAGCTGATGCGAGAAAAGGGGATTCCCTCATACGAGTCGGCGGAGGCCGCCGTTCGCGCTTATATCTATATGAATCAGTACGAGCGTAATCTGCAGATCCTGCATGAAACGCCGGCGGAACTCCCCCTCGATGAGACGCCGCCGAAAAATCATCTCAAGGCGATTATCAGGCGCTCCGGGCGGGGAGATTCGTTGATTCTGGCGGAGGATGAATCGCAAAAGTTTCTCCGCAACTACGGTATTCCTGTGATTGCCACACGAACAGCGGGAACCATCGATGCGGCCATCGACGCAGCCCGGGAAATAGGATATCCGGTGGTGCTCAAAGTTGCCTCGCCCGATATTGTCTTCAGACAGGATGTCGGGGGGGTGGTAACGGCGATCGACAGCGAAACAACACTCCGCAGCGCCTTTCAGCGAATCATGGACGGGGTAAGCCATTTTGCCCCCGAGGCGCTGGTGCGCGGGGTGGTCGTTCAGAAAATGCTGGAACATATAGATTACGAACTTATTATCGGGGCAAGAAAGGACGGTCATTTTGGCGCCGTCATCCTCTTCGGACACGGCGGCACCGGGGTCGAGATGTTGCGGGATTTTTCCGTCGGCCTGCCGCCCTTGAACCAGATGCTCGCCCGGTTGCTGATGGAGGAGACGGGCGTTTACCGCATGCTTCAGGGCTTCCGGGGAAAGCAGCCAGCCGATTTACGCCAGATCGAGCAGATACTGGTCGGTTTTTCCCGAATGATCGTCGATTTTCCCGAAATACTGGAAATGGATATAAACCCGCTGGCCGTATGCCAGGGAAAGGCCGTCGTGCTGGACGCCCGGATCCTGGTGGATCGGGAGGCGTTGGCGGCAAAAGCTCCGCCCTATAGCCACCTGGTCATTGCCCCTTATCCGACAAGACATGTAACCCCCTGGCGGCTGAAGGACGGCACGGAGTTGATCCTCCGCCCCATCCGCCCTGAGGATGAGCCTCTTGAATTCGAGATGCTTTCTACCTGCTCGCAGGAAACCATCCGTTCCCGCTATTATCAGAACATCAAAAACATCAGCCATGCGATGCTGGTCCGTTCCTGTCATATAGACTACGGTCGGGACATGACGATCGTCGCTGAGCTGCGCGCCGACAAAAAAAGGCGGCTTGTCGGCATCGGCAGCCTGACCGTTGATGTCAATGGCGGCAATGCGGGAGAATTTGCGATTATTGTGCACGACGATTTTCAGAAGCGGGGGCTTGCCTCCAAGCTCCTCGATGTGCTCATCGGCATCGCCGAGGAGAAGGGGCTGAAGGAATTCTATGGATTTCTGGAGCCGACGAATGGCCGGATGACTTATCTGTGCGAAAAGCTCGGAATGACCCGCAGCCGTTCTGCCGACGAACTGGTCCGGGTCTCTCTGCCCTTGGACGGGTAA
- a CDS encoding TRAP transporter large permease subunit — protein MKKGAWFGISLIALVLIALFVLMPPVGQITNGHLGLLMLALIVVAIMLGFPTAFTLMGLGTMFAWFAYRSVDPNLAVQQTLDLMVQRAYWVMSNDVLISVPLFVFMGYLVERASLIQDLFKSLHLATTRIPGSLAVATVVTCAIFATASGIIGAVVTLMGLLAFPVMLKSGYNVRLAAGAITAGGTLGILIPPSVLLILYGATAGVSVMQLYAGAFFPGLMLATLYISYIIIYSMINPEVAPPLSEEERYVPLPLFAEKIVKGGGNNVVTGLIGAIMGKRNADVPLKTLFSHLLIAFLPVLASALIMGSVYLMVTKPDVVDTSGLQEMGSVDTTDIAAPQEGGLQEPEDVGGLQEPPAEAGFQEPPAESGLAEPVAQEAAPESAEAAAAPAASAPDAAPVPEAAASRLPAPLGFWLTLGLCVVSLAVFYAIFTFVRLEIFKMMLTSFFPLSILIVGVLGSIIAGLATPTEAAAMGSSGALIMAIAYGRFNVKIFKEAVFLTAKTSAMVCWLFVGSGIFAGAFALLGGQEIINTWVQSLNMSPVQFMLLAQVIIFLLGWPLEWTEIIIIFLPIFLPLLTHFNVDPLFFGILVALNLQTAFLSPPVAMAAFYLKGVSPPHVTLNQIFLGMLPFMAIQVFAIFLLYMFPAIGLWLPSLLYGH, from the coding sequence ATGAAAAAAGGAGCATGGTTTGGAATCTCTCTGATTGCCCTCGTTTTGATCGCCCTTTTCGTTCTGATGCCGCCTGTCGGACAGATAACGAACGGTCATCTGGGGCTTTTGATGCTGGCCTTGATCGTTGTGGCAATTATGCTCGGGTTCCCGACGGCGTTCACCCTGATGGGGCTCGGGACGATGTTTGCCTGGTTTGCCTACCGCAGCGTAGATCCAAATTTGGCGGTCCAGCAGACTCTTGATTTGATGGTGCAGCGGGCCTACTGGGTGATGAGCAACGACGTTTTGATCTCGGTTCCCCTTTTCGTTTTCATGGGCTATCTGGTCGAGCGGGCCAGCCTGATCCAGGATCTCTTCAAGAGCCTGCATCTGGCGACCACGCGCATTCCCGGATCGCTTGCCGTTGCCACTGTTGTTACCTGCGCGATTTTTGCCACCGCCTCGGGGATCATCGGCGCGGTGGTGACGCTGATGGGACTGCTCGCCTTTCCGGTAATGCTCAAGTCCGGATACAACGTCCGGCTTGCGGCAGGCGCCATCACCGCCGGCGGTACGCTCGGCATTCTGATCCCGCCGTCTGTACTGCTGATCCTCTACGGCGCCACCGCCGGCGTTTCGGTAATGCAGCTCTATGCCGGGGCCTTCTTCCCCGGTCTGATGCTGGCCACGCTTTATATCTCCTACATCATCATTTACTCGATGATCAATCCCGAAGTTGCGCCGCCGCTTTCCGAAGAGGAACGATATGTGCCCCTTCCCCTGTTTGCCGAGAAGATCGTCAAGGGGGGGGGTAATAATGTTGTGACGGGATTGATCGGCGCGATCATGGGCAAGCGCAACGCCGATGTGCCCCTGAAAACGCTGTTTAGCCACCTCCTGATCGCGTTTCTGCCGGTGCTGGCGTCAGCGTTGATCATGGGGTCCGTCTATCTTATGGTAACAAAACCGGATGTGGTGGACACCTCCGGTTTGCAGGAAATGGGGTCTGTTGACACAACGGATATTGCCGCACCGCAAGAGGGCGGCCTGCAGGAACCGGAAGATGTCGGCGGCCTTCAGGAACCCCCTGCCGAAGCTGGTTTTCAGGAACCTCCCGCCGAATCAGGACTGGCGGAACCGGTTGCACAGGAAGCGGCGCCGGAGAGCGCCGAGGCTGCCGCCGCGCCGGCTGCATCTGCCCCGGATGCGGCGCCGGTTCCCGAGGCTGCCGCCTCACGTCTGCCCGCTCCGCTGGGCTTCTGGCTGACACTGGGACTTTGCGTGGTTTCGCTTGCAGTTTTCTATGCAATATTCACGTTTGTTCGTCTCGAGATATTCAAGATGATGCTTACCTCGTTTTTCCCTTTGTCCATCCTGATTGTCGGGGTGCTCGGCTCCATCATTGCCGGGCTTGCGACTCCGACCGAGGCGGCGGCGATGGGCTCCTCCGGCGCCCTGATTATGGCGATTGCCTATGGGCGGTTCAACGTGAAAATCTTCAAAGAGGCGGTCTTCCTCACGGCGAAGACCTCGGCGATGGTCTGCTGGCTGTTTGTCGGTTCGGGGATCTTTGCCGGGGCGTTCGCGCTCCTCGGCGGGCAGGAGATCATCAATACCTGGGTGCAGTCGCTTAACATGTCGCCCGTGCAGTTCATGTTGCTTGCGCAGGTCATTATTTTTCTGCTGGGCTGGCCGCTGGAATGGACCGAGATCATCATCATCTTCCTGCCGATTTTCCTGCCGCTGTTGACGCATTTTAACGTCGATCCGCTGTTCTTTGGTATCCTGGTTGCGCTGAACCTCCAGACGGCGTTCCTCTCACCGCCGGTGGCGATGGCCGCGTTCTATTTGAAGGGCGTCTCGCCGCCGCATGTGACGCTCAACCAGATATTTCTCGGGATGCTGCCTTTCATGGCGATTCAGGTCTTCGCGATCTTTTTGCTGTACATGTTTCCGGCGATCGGGCTGTGGCTGCCGTCTTTGCTGTACGGGCATTAA
- a CDS encoding amidohydrolase family protein, which yields MMVFDSHLHLFNAKIIDNVSHRQDLVGLLNLQAAGAHARLDIATLAASMKSSGVAAGLILPTAAAADVERINTIFIEKAGKTDFLHTAGTLHPAHPHNQKEIDRLCQEGIRGIKLCSFSQGFVLDGPPALALFDLIDLHNRSGAKSLFVVLDTFYHAHSYFGTDQTCTTRPSQIAELARRYPHTVFIGAHMGGLSAPFEQLWTELPPSDNLLLDTSNAAHTLTQEQFVALLKRFGPGHIVFGTDWPWFEHEAEIARINELTSAAGFSARQKAAVFYDNMAELLSI from the coding sequence ATGATGGTTTTTGACAGCCACCTTCACCTTTTCAATGCAAAAATAATTGACAATGTCTCGCACCGCCAGGATTTGGTCGGCCTGTTGAATCTGCAGGCCGCAGGCGCGCATGCCCGCCTGGATATCGCGACGCTGGCCGCTTCCATGAAATCCTCCGGCGTTGCCGCCGGGCTGATTCTGCCCACGGCTGCGGCCGCGGATGTGGAACGGATCAACACGATTTTCATCGAAAAGGCAGGGAAGACGGATTTTTTGCACACAGCAGGCACCCTGCACCCCGCTCATCCCCATAATCAGAAGGAAATTGACCGCCTCTGCCAAGAGGGAATCCGGGGAATCAAACTGTGCTCTTTTTCCCAGGGTTTTGTGCTGGACGGCCCGCCGGCTTTGGCCCTGTTCGACCTGATCGACCTCCATAACCGCAGCGGCGCAAAGTCCCTGTTCGTCGTGCTGGACACATTTTATCACGCCCATAGCTACTTTGGCACGGATCAGACCTGTACGACAAGACCCTCTCAGATCGCGGAACTGGCCCGGCGTTATCCGCACACGGTCTTCATCGGCGCTCACATGGGCGGCTTGAGCGCCCCTTTCGAGCAGTTGTGGACGGAGCTGCCCCCTTCTGACAATCTGCTGCTCGATACGTCCAATGCGGCCCACACCCTGACACAGGAGCAGTTTGTCGCCCTGCTCAAACGCTTCGGCCCCGGACATATCGTTTTTGGCACGGACTGGCCGTGGTTTGAGCACGAGGCCGAGATCGCCCGGATAAATGAATTGACCAGCGCGGCGGGGTTTAGCGCCAGGCAGAAAGCCGCTGTCTTTTATGACAACATGGCAGAACTGCTTTCGATATAG
- the recQ gene encoding DNA helicase RecQ has protein sequence MKNRILQTLNKYWGYQSFRLFQEEVILSILENRDTVTILPTGGGKSVCFQLPALIAEGMAVVISPLISLMKDQVDYLKELKIPAECLNSSLTGAQQAAVLGKISAGRVRLLYLSPERLLMEHTIALFKGVKISFFVIDEAHCISHWGHDFREDYRHLKMIKREFPATGVHAFTATATAEVKRDIVAQLKLQDPAIYMGSVDRPNLTYRVFPRSGNLLGQITEAIRKHPGEPGIIYCLKRTDVDEISGKLNEHGYINCPYHAGLSDKERRKNQEEFSSERINIIVATIAFGMGVDRSNIRYVIHAAMPKSIEHYQQETGRAGRDGLPADCTLFYAGSDYRIWEYMLRDSPEKEVMLAKLGAMYGFCVRPECRHRYLSRYFAQEYLQANCGACDYCLEEVEAVEEPLIVGQKVLSCVARVKERFGAAHIVEILKGNITPAIEKWEHDKLSTFALLQGETKNYIRYMLEQLIGQGFLRREGEFMTIAITEAGWELLRGKAMPLLAKPLVAGKKKEIEAKRKSRRAEQWENVDEKLFELLRTLRAELARSKGIPAYMIFSDKSLKEMAQRKPKTLAQFSTISGVGAAKQEQYGAVFLDIINQYASSGS, from the coding sequence ATGAAAAACAGGATCCTTCAAACCCTGAACAAATATTGGGGGTATCAAAGTTTTCGCCTCTTCCAGGAAGAGGTGATTCTCTCAATCCTGGAAAACCGGGATACCGTGACGATCCTGCCCACCGGCGGCGGTAAATCGGTCTGTTTTCAATTGCCCGCGCTGATTGCCGAAGGAATGGCCGTGGTCATCTCCCCCCTCATTTCGCTGATGAAGGATCAGGTCGATTATCTGAAGGAACTGAAAATCCCCGCGGAATGCCTGAACTCCTCCCTGACCGGGGCGCAGCAGGCTGCTGTGCTCGGGAAAATTAGCGCCGGCCGCGTGCGGCTCCTCTACCTTTCCCCGGAGAGACTGCTGATGGAACATACCATTGCTCTTTTCAAAGGAGTGAAAATCTCCTTCTTTGTCATTGACGAGGCGCACTGCATCAGCCACTGGGGACACGATTTTCGCGAAGACTACCGGCATCTGAAGATGATAAAAAGGGAATTCCCCGCAACCGGGGTTCATGCCTTTACCGCGACGGCGACCGCGGAGGTCAAAAGGGATATCGTCGCGCAGTTAAAGCTGCAAGACCCGGCAATCTATATGGGAAGCGTGGATCGCCCCAATCTGACCTATCGCGTTTTCCCCCGCTCCGGAAACCTGCTGGGACAAATTACGGAGGCGATCCGAAAGCATCCGGGAGAACCGGGGATCATCTACTGCCTGAAGCGAACCGATGTGGATGAAATTTCCGGAAAACTCAATGAACATGGATATATAAACTGCCCCTATCACGCGGGTTTGTCGGATAAGGAGCGCAGGAAGAATCAGGAAGAATTTTCGTCGGAGCGGATCAATATTATCGTGGCGACAATCGCCTTCGGCATGGGGGTGGATCGCTCCAACATCCGCTATGTAATTCATGCGGCGATGCCGAAATCGATCGAACATTATCAACAGGAGACTGGCCGCGCCGGCCGCGACGGCCTGCCCGCCGACTGCACCCTGTTCTATGCGGGAAGCGATTACCGGATTTGGGAGTACATGCTCCGCGACTCGCCGGAGAAGGAGGTAATGCTCGCAAAATTGGGGGCGATGTATGGATTTTGCGTACGTCCTGAATGCCGGCACCGCTATCTCTCCCGTTACTTTGCTCAGGAATATCTGCAAGCGAACTGCGGCGCCTGTGATTACTGCCTCGAGGAGGTGGAGGCAGTCGAGGAGCCGCTGATCGTCGGCCAGAAAGTTCTCTCGTGCGTTGCCCGGGTCAAGGAGCGGTTCGGTGCGGCCCATATCGTCGAAATTCTCAAAGGAAACATAACCCCGGCAATAGAAAAATGGGAGCACGACAAGCTTTCCACCTTTGCCTTGCTGCAGGGGGAAACGAAGAATTATATCCGCTACATGCTGGAGCAACTGATCGGCCAGGGGTTTCTGCGCCGCGAGGGCGAATTCATGACGATCGCGATCACCGAGGCGGGCTGGGAACTGCTGCGGGGAAAGGCGATGCCGCTGCTGGCGAAGCCGCTCGTTGCCGGGAAGAAGAAGGAAATCGAAGCGAAACGAAAATCACGACGTGCGGAACAATGGGAAAATGTTGATGAAAAACTGTTCGAGCTATTGCGAACCCTTCGTGCGGAACTGGCAAGGAGCAAGGGGATTCCCGCTTATATGATTTTCAGCGACAAGAGCCTCAAGGAGATGGCGCAGCGCAAGCCCAAAACCCTGGCGCAGTTCTCCACGATTTCCGGTGTCGGCGCCGCGAAACAGGAACAGTACGGCGCCGTTTTCCTTGATATTATCAATCAATACGCGTCATCAGGAAGCTGA
- the thiW gene encoding energy coupling factor transporter S component ThiW gives MNSLNGTYTRKAAYAVVLVALGVALAPYTSFPVGIAKVNPTQHFVNVVAALLLGPWWAVAIATIIAALRNAMGLGTLLAFPGGMIGALLAGLFYRYTRNIYAGAVGEIVGTGLIAPLVCALLVAPVLMGKVIPLLALIPSFLASTLAGAVLGVLAIKLLERADIVHLKI, from the coding sequence TTGAATTCTTTGAATGGAACATACACCCGTAAAGCGGCCTATGCTGTGGTGTTGGTGGCCCTTGGGGTAGCGCTGGCGCCCTATACGTCATTCCCTGTAGGCATCGCCAAGGTCAATCCGACCCAGCACTTTGTCAATGTGGTTGCAGCGTTGTTGCTGGGACCTTGGTGGGCAGTGGCGATCGCGACTATCATCGCCGCGCTGCGCAACGCGATGGGGCTGGGAACCTTGCTGGCCTTTCCCGGCGGCATGATCGGCGCCCTTCTGGCGGGTCTCTTCTATCGTTATACCCGCAACATTTACGCAGGCGCCGTCGGCGAAATCGTCGGCACCGGATTAATCGCGCCTCTGGTCTGCGCGCTGCTTGTGGCTCCCGTGTTGATGGGGAAAGTCATTCCCCTGTTGGCCTTGATCCCCTCATTTTTGGCAAGCACACTTGCGGGCGCCGTTTTGGGGGTGCTGGCCATAAAGCTGCTGGAACGGGCCGACATCGTCCATCTCAAGATTTAA
- a CDS encoding energy-coupling factor ABC transporter ATP-binding protein: protein MTSPLWVVETDRLGYAYRQEDANLALDGVDLRIAPGEYLLVCGASGSGKSTLCRTFNGLIPHFYGGRLYGEVRIAGKPTSGQSVTDLFERVGMVFQNPEVQLFNSSVAREIAFGLESLGLPRADIRERIFATAQMLDISDLLERNPQELSGGEQQLSAIAAVLAIAPQLLVLDEPYANLDSVSVRRVRAALQAIQRKGVGVVISEHRLPYTVPDVRRMVVLHRGRIVLDGAPERQLAQNLEPFGLESPLPVRVGRRLGLPRLPLSVEALQSLELTSPLPADLKIVSPTLPSTAAELVLEVERVSFDLNGASILRDVSFTLRRGESLAIVGANGAGKTVLLKHLNGLYRPTRGRVRLLGQETGQVKVSQLARQVGIAFQNPNSQFFKLTVWDELLVGPRALGLYDEAWLRKLIRLFRLESLLKRAPYRLSDGEKKRVAFAAALAHRPAILALDEPTAGQDWYFRSILGTLLAELRAQGQAILLVTHDLAFAEQHAHRWLLLAHGQVVADDAPWKVMADKAVMERAHLEPTDSFRLFSADNRSLAQTAQSGGENHA from the coding sequence ATGACGTCGCCTTTATGGGTGGTGGAAACCGACCGACTTGGGTACGCCTATCGGCAAGAGGATGCGAACCTTGCCCTGGACGGCGTGGACTTGCGCATTGCGCCTGGGGAGTATCTGCTCGTTTGCGGCGCCAGCGGCTCCGGAAAATCGACGCTTTGCCGCACTTTTAACGGCCTGATCCCCCACTTTTACGGCGGACGTCTGTATGGGGAGGTACGCATCGCCGGTAAACCCACCTCCGGGCAATCCGTCACGGATCTTTTCGAGCGGGTAGGAATGGTATTTCAGAACCCTGAAGTCCAGTTGTTCAATTCCAGCGTCGCTCGGGAAATCGCCTTTGGCCTGGAAAGCCTGGGACTTCCCCGAGCCGACATTCGGGAACGGATTTTTGCAACCGCGCAAATGCTTGATATTTCGGACCTGCTGGAGCGCAACCCCCAGGAATTGTCGGGTGGAGAGCAGCAATTGTCGGCGATTGCCGCGGTGTTGGCGATCGCCCCCCAACTGCTGGTACTGGATGAACCCTATGCCAATCTTGATTCCGTAAGCGTTCGGCGGGTACGGGCGGCGCTGCAAGCGATTCAACGAAAGGGCGTGGGGGTGGTGATCAGCGAGCATCGGCTGCCCTATACCGTGCCGGACGTTCGGCGAATGGTGGTGCTTCACCGGGGACGTATCGTGCTGGACGGAGCGCCTGAGCGGCAGCTTGCCCAAAACCTGGAGCCTTTCGGACTGGAATCGCCGCTGCCGGTCCGCGTCGGCCGGCGATTGGGACTGCCCCGGTTGCCTCTCAGTGTTGAGGCGCTCCAATCGCTGGAGTTGACTTCCCCGCTGCCTGCCGACTTGAAGATCGTTTCGCCGACCCTCCCGTCAACTGCGGCGGAACTTGTACTGGAAGTCGAGCGCGTTTCCTTTGACTTAAACGGCGCATCCATTCTGCGCGACGTCAGTTTCACGCTGCGCAGAGGAGAATCTTTGGCGATTGTAGGGGCCAACGGCGCCGGAAAAACCGTATTGCTCAAACATCTCAATGGCCTGTATCGCCCAACCCGGGGGCGTGTCCGCTTGCTGGGGCAAGAGACCGGCCAGGTCAAAGTCTCCCAACTGGCCCGACAGGTGGGCATCGCTTTTCAAAATCCCAACAGCCAGTTTTTCAAGCTGACGGTATGGGATGAACTGCTCGTGGGCCCCAGGGCTTTGGGGCTCTATGATGAGGCTTGGCTCCGGAAGCTTATCAGGTTGTTCCGCCTTGAGTCGTTGCTGAAGCGCGCCCCGTATCGGTTAAGCGACGGCGAAAAAAAGCGGGTGGCGTTTGCCGCGGCATTGGCCCACCGCCCGGCGATCCTGGCGCTGGACGAACCGACCGCCGGCCAGGACTGGTATTTTCGGAGTATCCTGGGGACCCTGTTGGCCGAATTGCGTGCGCAGGGACAGGCCATCCTGCTGGTCACGCATGACCTCGCCTTTGCCGAACAGCACGCCCACCGCTGGCTCCTGCTGGCCCATGGGCAGGTAGTTGCCGACGACGCCCCCTGGAAGGTGATGGCAGACAAGGCCGTCATGGAGCGCGCCCATCTCGAACCGACCGACTCTTTTCGACTGTTTTCGGCAGATAACCGCAGCCTTGCGCAAACAGCTCAGTCTGGAGGAGAGAATCATGCTTGA
- a CDS encoding energy-coupling factor transporter transmembrane protein EcfT, with protein sequence MLDPRTKLLLAMGYAALTVASTSLLWSLAAGGILLFFVIVIGKTRLYLPWLRMALPMSLFFGAVVWWTADARIAAQAALKLLTLATVFFVFFSITLPDDLGNSLVEAGMPYVVAFVLSTSLQFVPIMKRRIRNVMDAQRARGIPLEPGWSALRHYPAFLGPILIQAFQMAEALAEAMEARGFGRSGRTFLKEYRMGIRDGLALAGGLFVLIACILGRHGWG encoded by the coding sequence ATGCTTGATCCGCGCACCAAGCTGTTATTGGCCATGGGGTATGCCGCCCTCACCGTGGCGTCAACCAGTCTGCTCTGGTCGCTCGCCGCAGGGGGAATTCTGTTGTTCTTCGTCATTGTCATCGGTAAAACAAGATTATACCTGCCTTGGCTGCGGATGGCGCTGCCCATGTCGCTGTTCTTCGGCGCGGTCGTCTGGTGGACGGCGGATGCGCGGATTGCAGCGCAGGCGGCGCTGAAACTGCTGACGCTCGCTACGGTTTTTTTTGTCTTCTTCAGCATCACGCTCCCCGACGATTTGGGAAACTCGCTGGTTGAAGCCGGAATGCCGTATGTCGTCGCCTTTGTTCTGAGCACCTCCTTGCAGTTCGTGCCGATCATGAAAAGAAGGATAAGAAACGTCATGGACGCCCAGCGGGCCAGGGGAATCCCGCTGGAACCGGGATGGTCGGCACTGCGGCATTACCCGGCGTTTTTGGGACCGATCCTGATTCAGGCGTTTCAGATGGCCGAGGCGTTGGCCGAAGCGATGGAGGCGAGAGGATTTGGCCGCTCGGGGCGGACCTTTCTCAAAGAGTACCGGATGGGTATTCGGGATGGGCTGGCATTGGCCGGCGGCCTGTTTGTTTTGATCGCCTGCATTCTGGGACGGCATGGATGGGGATAG